In Flavobacterium gelatinilyticum, a genomic segment contains:
- a CDS encoding site-specific integrase — protein MLENSFGLIFFLKVPRHASNIRTVYFRITVDGIPKEASTRRQWDIERWNKRTERAIGTKEDAKSLNFFLDSLTTKIHDIKTEILYSGKPITSQKIMDHVMGRNSPRAKVLEEFQKHNDELEALVGNGYTGATLERFNITKNHVSTFIKFKYNADDFEFADLDLEFVKDFEFYLRSVRKCSNNTSLKYIANFKKIVIRAIDKEIIEKDPFKSFKGKKTKIVKKPISAKELAELEAHQFTIERLNVVRDIFVFQCYTGLAYIDAYQLTSADIKDGVDGKPWIISERQKTNSTAKIPLLPHAVKILEKYKNHPLCIKRGTLLPVYSNQKMNGYLKEIAVLCGFPFSLNTHMARRTFGSTVTLNNNVPINVVKELLGHSSVKQTEAYAITEQATIGREMSLLNQKLNPQTTQISTEDLTTLEKLEKEIQLIKNKYKNASL, from the coding sequence ATGCTAGAGAACAGCTTTGGGCTAATTTTCTTTTTGAAAGTACCCCGCCATGCAAGTAACATTAGAACCGTTTATTTTAGGATTACCGTAGACGGTATCCCAAAAGAAGCATCTACCAGACGCCAATGGGACATTGAGCGCTGGAACAAAAGAACAGAGAGAGCAATAGGCACAAAAGAAGATGCAAAATCCCTCAATTTTTTCTTGGACTCGCTTACCACGAAAATCCATGACATCAAAACAGAGATCCTCTACAGCGGAAAACCAATAACCTCTCAGAAAATAATGGACCATGTCATGGGAAGAAATTCTCCAAGAGCAAAAGTTCTTGAGGAATTCCAGAAACATAATGATGAATTGGAGGCGCTAGTTGGCAATGGCTATACAGGCGCAACCCTGGAGAGGTTTAACATAACCAAAAATCATGTGTCCACATTCATAAAATTCAAGTATAATGCTGATGATTTTGAATTTGCCGACTTAGATCTTGAATTCGTAAAAGATTTTGAGTTTTACCTGCGGTCGGTCCGCAAGTGCAGCAACAACACAAGCCTAAAATACATTGCTAACTTCAAAAAAATTGTCATACGGGCTATTGATAAGGAAATCATTGAAAAGGATCCTTTTAAGAGCTTTAAAGGTAAAAAAACGAAAATTGTAAAAAAACCTATCTCTGCAAAAGAATTAGCAGAATTGGAAGCACATCAGTTCACAATTGAAAGACTCAATGTAGTACGTGATATCTTTGTATTCCAATGCTACACGGGACTTGCATACATTGATGCCTACCAGCTCACAAGTGCTGATATAAAAGACGGAGTAGATGGAAAACCGTGGATTATCTCTGAAAGACAGAAAACAAACTCCACAGCAAAAATTCCACTCCTTCCCCACGCTGTCAAAATTCTTGAAAAATATAAAAATCATCCTCTCTGTATTAAACGAGGCACTCTACTGCCAGTTTATTCTAATCAGAAAATGAATGGCTACCTTAAAGAAATTGCTGTATTATGCGGATTTCCATTCTCACTTAACACCCATATGGCACGCCGCACATTTGGAAGCACGGTAACATTAAACAATAATGTCCCTATTAACGTAGTAAAAGAACTGTTGGGACACTCATCTGTAAAGCAGACAGAAGCTTATGCCATAACAGAACAAGCAACTATAGGAAGAGAAATGTCTCTACTAAATCAAAAACTCAATCCGCAGACAACTCAGATTTCTACAGAGGATTTAACCACGCTTGAAAAACTTGAAAAAGAAATTCAATTAATTAAAAATAAATATAAAAATGCATCACTTTAG
- a CDS encoding site-specific integrase encodes MLENSFGMAFFLKTAHKGSKIRAVHLRVTVDGISKETSTKRKWHISRWDQKNERAVGGKEDAKSLNFFLDSLTFKVHEIKTEIMYSGKPLTVEKIMDHLLGRIAPRVKVLEEFQKHNDEMKALLGKGYARGTLQRFTITKNHLTAFIRFKLNKDDIEFADLSLEFVKDFEFYLRTVRDCSNNTTLKYIANFKKIVIRAIDKEIINKDPFKNFKGRKTRIVKKPLTTQELYELERHYFTTDRLNVVRDVFVFQCYTGLAYIDAYQLKKTDIKKGIDGNLWIMSERQKTNSTTNVPLLPQALKIIEKYKDHKLCIQRGTVLPVSSNQKMNEYLKEIAILCGFPFTLNTHIARRTFGSTVTLNNNVPINVVKELLGHSSVKQTEAYAITEQATIGREMSILNKKLNKTEPKMSKPDLAVLSRLEKEIQAIKKKYNITS; translated from the coding sequence ATGTTAGAGAACAGTTTTGGGATGGCATTTTTTTTAAAAACCGCCCACAAAGGAAGTAAAATTAGAGCAGTTCACTTAAGAGTGACTGTAGACGGAATCAGCAAAGAAACATCAACTAAGCGAAAATGGCACATCTCTAGATGGGACCAAAAGAATGAACGTGCAGTCGGCGGTAAAGAAGATGCAAAATCCTTAAATTTCTTTCTGGATTCATTGACTTTTAAAGTCCATGAAATTAAAACAGAAATTATGTACAGCGGTAAACCACTAACTGTTGAAAAAATTATGGATCATTTATTGGGAAGAATAGCACCAAGAGTTAAAGTCCTTGAAGAATTTCAAAAGCACAATGACGAGATGAAAGCTCTACTTGGAAAAGGATACGCAAGAGGCACTCTTCAACGATTTACAATCACAAAAAATCATTTAACAGCATTTATTAGATTTAAGCTAAATAAAGATGATATCGAATTTGCAGATTTATCTCTTGAGTTTGTAAAAGACTTTGAATTTTACCTCAGAACAGTCCGCGACTGCAGCAACAACACTACGCTTAAGTATATTGCAAATTTTAAAAAGATTGTAATACGTGCAATTGATAAAGAAATTATCAATAAAGACCCTTTTAAAAACTTTAAGGGTCGAAAAACAAGAATAGTAAAGAAACCGCTTACCACGCAGGAATTGTACGAACTAGAAAGACATTATTTTACAACTGACAGGCTCAATGTAGTCAGGGACGTATTTGTATTCCAATGCTATACTGGACTGGCTTACATAGATGCCTACCAATTAAAGAAAACTGATATCAAAAAAGGAATCGATGGAAACCTCTGGATTATGTCTGAAAGACAGAAAACTAATTCTACGACCAATGTTCCGCTGCTCCCTCAGGCGCTAAAAATCATTGAGAAATATAAAGATCATAAACTATGCATTCAACGAGGAACGGTGCTTCCAGTTTCATCCAACCAGAAGATGAATGAATACCTTAAAGAGATTGCAATTCTTTGCGGATTTCCATTTACATTAAATACACACATAGCACGCCGTACTTTTGGAAGCACTGTAACATTAAATAATAATGTCCCTATAAATGTAGTAAAAGAACTGCTTGGGCACTCCTCAGTGAAGCAGACCGAAGCATACGCCATAACTGAACAGGCAACAATCGGCCGTGAAATGTCAATTCTAAATAAAAAACTCAATAAAACTGAGCCTAAAATGTCTAAGCCGGACTTGGCAGTTCTCAGTAGACTGGAAAAAGAAATCCAGGCAATCAAGAAAAAATACAACATCACTTCTTGA
- a CDS encoding DNA-binding protein — MEEFITKDDLRQFGLIMADTVRTAVAEAFQPKNIERESEWLKSKAVRRLLDISAGSVQNLRTSQKVRFKKVLGSYYYNREDIQKLFSDDKD, encoded by the coding sequence ATGGAAGAATTTATAACGAAAGATGATTTAAGACAGTTTGGGCTTATCATGGCCGATACAGTGCGTACTGCTGTTGCAGAAGCATTTCAGCCAAAAAATATTGAGCGGGAATCTGAGTGGCTGAAAAGTAAAGCTGTTCGTAGGCTGCTTGATATTTCTGCAGGCTCGGTGCAGAATCTTAGAACCTCGCAAAAAGTACGTTTTAAAAAGGTGCTTGGATCTTATTATTATAACAGGGAAGATATTCAAAAACTCTTTAGCGATGACAAAGATTAA
- the traN gene encoding conjugative transposon protein TraN: MKNLKTLIITFIFLAGLSVSAQYDAKAEFNNIQLSYTKTTSILFPYAVKSLDIGSRDVLVQKAKGVENILLLKAGKQNFPQTNLTVVTSDGNLYSFILNFDDLCPTLNVDARLRIGEDKSLLFSLENENQKEIKEYALLALFKKNKVSGLVSKKAEIEFKVDGIFIHQDVMYFRLVLGNDSRINYDVDQLRFFIRDQKKSKRTAAQEIEMTPLLCTGEFSRISDKSETTVVFAISKFTIPEKKKFTMQVFEKNGGRNLELNIKNRHLVNLEILGNL, from the coding sequence ATGAAAAATTTAAAGACACTAATTATCACATTTATTTTTCTGGCTGGTCTTTCAGTTTCTGCACAGTATGATGCTAAAGCCGAATTTAATAATATACAGCTTAGCTATACAAAAACCACCAGTATTTTATTTCCGTATGCAGTAAAAAGCCTTGATATCGGAAGCCGTGATGTTTTGGTGCAGAAAGCAAAGGGAGTGGAAAATATCCTGCTTCTTAAAGCCGGTAAACAGAATTTTCCACAGACTAACCTGACTGTTGTAACTTCCGACGGTAATCTTTACAGTTTCATTTTAAATTTTGATGATCTGTGTCCTACATTAAATGTGGATGCACGGTTACGAATTGGCGAGGATAAATCGCTGCTGTTTTCCCTTGAGAACGAAAACCAGAAAGAAATAAAAGAATATGCCCTGCTTGCTCTATTCAAGAAAAATAAGGTAAGCGGACTGGTTTCAAAAAAAGCAGAAATTGAGTTTAAGGTTGACGGCATTTTTATTCATCAGGACGTGATGTATTTCAGATTGGTTTTAGGGAATGATTCCAGAATTAATTACGATGTGGACCAGCTTCGTTTTTTTATCCGAGACCAGAAAAAATCCAAAAGAACTGCAGCTCAGGAAATAGAAATGACACCGCTTTTATGCACCGGAGAATTTAGCAGGATTTCCGACAAATCAGAAACTACAGTAGTATTTGCGATATCTAAATTTACGATACCGGAAAAGAAGAAATTCACAATGCAGGTCTTTGAGAAAAATGGAGGCAGGAATCTTGAACTTAATATAAAAAACAGGCACCTGGTAAATCTTGAAATACTGGGTAACTTATAA
- the traM gene encoding conjugative transposon protein TraM, producing the protein MEHKTLSAREKKNRSMMLVLPLLVLPFITMLFWVLGGGKGTENLISGTEKKGFNMLLPNPKLKEDSSLDKMSYYDQASIDSIKLQEQKKKDPNYSVGAEDNDNLESKRFFDTDEVAWNDKQNGLKTDYLKPENEKKMYQKLEALQKAIAEPPKEYQSGQDMREFQYQKMPHGESAELKNLEQLMAAMSAPSEPDPELVQLGGMLENILDIQHPERVQEKLRQNSKLQKGKVFSVNRKAEELNLSSLQTNKVNYEQSANSFYSLDGEIKDEQNQNAVEAAVHETQTIVNGSIVKIRLASDVFINGVLIPKNSFVFGTASLKGERLEIKINTIKYQNSLFPVELSVFDIDGIKGIYIPGAINRDVAKASADRSMQNIGLAGVSDSWGAQAAGMGVEAAKSLLSRKVKLIKVGVKAGYKVLLYDEKENNEQ; encoded by the coding sequence ATGGAACATAAAACACTTTCAGCCAGAGAGAAAAAGAATCGCAGTATGATGCTGGTTCTTCCACTGCTTGTTCTTCCATTTATAACCATGCTGTTCTGGGTGCTTGGAGGAGGCAAAGGAACAGAAAATCTAATTTCAGGAACTGAAAAAAAAGGATTTAATATGCTGCTTCCAAATCCAAAACTAAAGGAAGATTCCAGTTTGGATAAAATGAGCTATTATGACCAGGCATCAATTGATTCGATAAAACTGCAGGAACAAAAAAAGAAAGATCCTAATTATTCGGTTGGTGCGGAAGATAATGATAATCTTGAATCAAAACGTTTTTTTGATACGGATGAGGTTGCATGGAATGATAAACAAAACGGACTGAAAACAGACTATCTAAAACCAGAGAATGAAAAGAAGATGTACCAGAAACTTGAAGCGCTCCAGAAAGCTATTGCGGAGCCTCCAAAAGAATATCAGAGCGGTCAGGATATGAGGGAATTTCAGTACCAGAAAATGCCTCATGGTGAATCAGCCGAGTTGAAAAATCTTGAACAGCTCATGGCAGCCATGAGTGCGCCTTCTGAGCCTGATCCTGAACTTGTCCAGCTTGGCGGCATGCTGGAAAATATTCTGGATATCCAGCACCCAGAACGTGTACAGGAAAAACTGCGTCAGAACTCAAAGCTTCAAAAAGGAAAAGTTTTTTCAGTGAACAGAAAAGCTGAAGAGCTAAACCTGAGCTCTCTTCAGACCAACAAAGTAAATTATGAGCAGTCAGCAAATTCATTTTATTCGCTTGATGGTGAAATCAAAGATGAACAAAATCAGAACGCAGTTGAGGCAGCGGTTCATGAAACGCAGACGATTGTCAACGGTTCTATTGTAAAAATCAGACTTGCAAGTGACGTTTTTATCAACGGTGTACTAATTCCAAAAAACAGTTTCGTTTTTGGGACAGCCTCACTTAAGGGAGAAAGGCTTGAAATAAAGATCAATACCATAAAATACCAGAATTCCCTTTTCCCGGTTGAACTATCTGTTTTTGATATAGATGGCATTAAAGGGATTTACATTCCTGGAGCCATAAACAGGGATGTAGCAAAAGCATCCGCTGATAGGTCCATGCAGAATATTGGACTGGCAGGAGTCAGTGATTCTTGGGGAGCCCAAGCAGCAGGAATGGGAGTGGAGGCGGCCAAATCACTTTTAAGCAGGAAAGTTAAGCTGATAAAAGTAGGAGTCAAGGCAGGTTACAAAGTGCTTCTCTACGATGAAAAAGAAAATAATGAACAATAA
- the traK gene encoding conjugative transposon protein TraK has product MFSKMKNIDTAFRHIRGFTMLVILCCAAITCYALYKSFSSVALMQDKVYILANGKALEAYASDRKDNVPVEARDHVRTFHQFFFSLDPDDKVIKANVTKALYLADNSVKRIYDDLKENGYYSGIISGNISQTVIVDSVRIDINEYPYRFKCYARQNIIRTTSILNRNLITEGTLRNVSRSDNNPHGFLIERFNTLENKDLGTVNRKP; this is encoded by the coding sequence ATGTTTAGTAAAATGAAAAATATAGATACTGCTTTTCGTCATATAAGAGGATTTACCATGCTGGTTATTCTTTGCTGCGCTGCCATAACCTGTTATGCTCTTTATAAAAGTTTCAGTTCCGTCGCTTTGATGCAGGACAAGGTTTATATCCTCGCAAATGGAAAAGCTCTTGAGGCATACGCATCAGATCGTAAGGATAATGTACCTGTTGAAGCAAGGGATCATGTCAGGACATTCCATCAGTTTTTCTTCAGCCTTGACCCAGATGATAAGGTAATTAAAGCCAATGTAACCAAGGCCTTGTATCTGGCTGATAATTCTGTTAAACGCATATATGATGATTTAAAAGAAAACGGATATTATTCGGGAATTATATCAGGAAATATAAGCCAGACTGTTATTGTAGACAGCGTCCGAATTGATATTAATGAATATCCCTACCGCTTTAAATGCTATGCCCGGCAGAACATTATAAGGACAACAAGCATATTGAACAGAAATCTGATTACAGAAGGAACGCTGCGAAATGTTTCAAGGAGCGATAACAATCCGCATGGGTTTTTGATTGAACGCTTCAATACTCTTGAGAACAAAGATCTTGGAACAGTAAACCGAAAGCCATGA
- the traJ gene encoding conjugative transposon protein TraJ: MLFMFPETVSAQGLGDNIVSLHAVLEQLYDEMMPLCSNLIGVGQGLAGFAAIFYIASRVWRHIANAEPIDFYPLFRPFVIGFCIMIFPSVLALINGVMKPTVTATASMVEGSNKGIEVLLKEKEKAVKESAPWKMYVGVLGTGDRDRWYKYTHDGADPSDEGLMEGIGNDVKFAMEKASYSFRNSVKEWVSEILRILFEASSLCIDTLRTFQLVVLSILGPLVFGIAVFDGFQHTLTVWLARYINIYLWLPVANIFGSIIGKIQEQMLRLDISQINTSGDTFFSRTDIGYLIFMIIGIVGYFTVPSVANYIVHASGGSALGQKVTSLFGGSTSTVIGGAATGAGMVMDSMGNAAGRMSQSMSSSAAASPYFEEKGNYMSEKLKGNSKN, translated from the coding sequence ATGCTCTTTATGTTCCCTGAAACAGTTTCTGCACAGGGACTCGGAGATAATATCGTCAGTCTTCATGCAGTTCTGGAACAGCTTTACGATGAGATGATGCCGCTTTGCAGCAATCTGATTGGAGTCGGGCAGGGGCTGGCGGGATTTGCTGCAATTTTCTATATCGCTTCAAGAGTCTGGCGTCATATTGCCAACGCAGAACCGATTGATTTTTATCCGCTCTTCAGGCCCTTTGTGATCGGTTTCTGTATTATGATTTTTCCTTCTGTTCTGGCGCTCATAAACGGGGTCATGAAACCAACAGTTACTGCCACAGCTTCTATGGTTGAGGGGTCAAACAAAGGAATCGAAGTGCTGCTGAAAGAAAAAGAAAAAGCAGTCAAAGAAAGCGCACCCTGGAAAATGTATGTCGGAGTGCTGGGCACAGGCGACCGCGACAGATGGTATAAATACACCCATGACGGTGCAGATCCTTCAGATGAAGGACTTATGGAAGGAATCGGGAATGATGTAAAATTTGCAATGGAGAAAGCGTCATATAGTTTTAGGAATTCTGTAAAGGAATGGGTCAGCGAAATTTTGAGAATTCTCTTCGAAGCTTCTTCATTGTGTATTGATACTCTCAGAACATTCCAGCTTGTGGTGCTGTCCATCTTAGGGCCTTTGGTATTTGGTATCGCAGTCTTTGACGGATTCCAGCATACCCTGACAGTCTGGCTCGCCAGGTATATAAACATTTATCTCTGGCTTCCCGTTGCCAACATTTTCGGCAGCATTATCGGGAAGATTCAGGAACAGATGCTGAGGCTGGATATCTCACAGATTAATACTTCGGGAGATACTTTTTTCAGCAGGACCGATATCGGATACTTAATTTTCATGATTATAGGAATTGTAGGGTACTTTACTGTGCCTTCCGTGGCCAATTATATCGTGCATGCATCAGGAGGAAGCGCATTGGGACAGAAAGTGACAAGCTTGTTTGGCGGATCAACTTCTACTGTGATTGGTGGTGCTGCCACTGGAGCAGGAATGGTTATGGATTCAATGGGAAATGCAGCAGGCAGAATGAGCCAGAGCATGTCATCTTCAGCAGCTGCGTCGCCTTATTTTGAGGAAAAAGGAAATTACATGAGCGAGAAGCTCAAGGGAAACTCTAAAAATTAA
- a CDS encoding TerB family tellurite resistance protein: protein MKKLLIYFGMLFLMCMPFSVKAQSAEIQQLILNIEKLSQFKKILSDMKKGYDILSGGYKAVKDMSEGNFSLHKTFLDALMQVSPVVKNYKRVGDIIYYQFMLMRGSRKGIDRIIKNQSFRPQEIQYFEKVYSNLSRESLRNLDELTSIVTADKLRMSDDERLAAIDKIYEDMQQKVLFLNDFNGSISVLALQRSKEANDVTAVRNVYQFKN, encoded by the coding sequence ATGAAAAAGTTACTTATATATTTTGGAATGCTTTTTCTGATGTGTATGCCTTTTTCGGTAAAGGCGCAGTCAGCCGAAATCCAGCAGCTTATTTTAAATATTGAAAAGCTGTCGCAGTTTAAAAAGATATTAAGCGACATGAAGAAAGGATATGATATTCTCAGCGGAGGGTATAAGGCTGTCAAAGATATGTCGGAAGGAAATTTTTCACTTCATAAGACTTTCCTGGATGCCCTGATGCAGGTAAGTCCCGTTGTTAAGAATTACAAAAGAGTCGGGGATATTATTTATTATCAGTTTATGCTTATGAGGGGAAGCAGAAAAGGGATAGACCGTATCATTAAAAATCAAAGTTTCAGGCCGCAGGAAATCCAGTATTTTGAAAAAGTGTATTCTAATTTAAGCAGGGAAAGCCTCAGAAATTTAGACGAACTGACTTCCATCGTAACAGCTGATAAACTCCGAATGAGCGATGACGAAAGGCTTGCAGCTATTGACAAGATATATGAAGATATGCAGCAGAAGGTGCTCTTTCTAAATGATTTCAATGGATCAATATCAGTGCTTGCACTGCAGCGTTCTAAGGAAGCTAATGATGTGACTGCGGTGCGGAACGTTTATCAATTTAAAAATTAA
- a CDS encoding conjugal transfer protein TraI yields MKTKIKAVTFLMCFFLVSMPARPAEKSAALPILEIVKAVTKKVIKAIDLGIQRMQNKTIWLQNAQKQIENTLSKLKLDEISDWTKKQRNLYKDYYDELQKVKSIITYYQRIKEISEKQTRLIEEYEKAWNLFKRDDHFKISELEYMEKVYDGILGESMKNIDQIFLMIESFTTQMSDLKRLEIINTAADQIDSNYNDLRLFNQQNVLLSLQRAKTDADAAKVKQFYGIP; encoded by the coding sequence ATGAAAACGAAAATTAAAGCTGTCACATTTTTAATGTGTTTCTTTTTAGTAAGCATGCCTGCAAGACCAGCAGAAAAGTCAGCAGCCCTGCCGATACTGGAGATTGTAAAAGCAGTTACCAAGAAAGTAATAAAGGCAATTGATCTGGGGATCCAGAGAATGCAGAATAAGACCATCTGGCTTCAGAATGCACAGAAGCAGATTGAAAACACGCTTTCAAAACTGAAACTCGATGAGATTTCGGACTGGACAAAAAAACAGCGTAATCTCTATAAAGATTATTACGACGAACTGCAGAAAGTAAAATCTATTATAACCTACTATCAGAGAATTAAAGAAATTTCAGAAAAACAGACCCGTTTGATTGAGGAATATGAAAAGGCCTGGAATCTTTTTAAAAGAGATGACCATTTCAAGATCTCTGAACTTGAATACATGGAAAAAGTGTATGACGGAATTCTTGGAGAAAGCATGAAAAATATCGACCAGATATTTTTAATGATAGAATCTTTCACCACGCAGATGAGCGATCTGAAAAGACTCGAAATTATAAATACAGCAGCGGATCAGATAGATTCAAATTACAATGATCTGAGACTTTTTAACCAGCAGAATGTACTGCTAAGCCTCCAGAGAGCAAAAACAGATGCTGATGCAGCTAAAGTGAAACAATTTTACGGAATTCCGTAA
- a CDS encoding TraG family conjugative transposon ATPase — translation MEKELGDVLPIMDVQHDCILSKQGDITVVFKADLPEIFTMSDQEYEAFHQSWIKAIKILPKFTVFHKQDWFLQSSYKADFDNEDSSFLTRSSERFFNERPFLDHSCYIMITKKPAGRKNSSSLFSNLIRNNLVPDETLNLQFLQDFIDSTGQFKRIMEDSGFIRLTRLQNDELKSQSRNTGLIEKYCFLSENENLYIYNDLKFSDGMQIGDKHSQLFTLGDAADLPALCGSRINFDRYSTDKTKFSIGFASTLGQLLSCNHIYNQYIFIEDSQKTIQKLESKRLRLQSLSAYSRENMIARDATNDFLNEAIAQQRLPVKAHFNVLAWTSEKEELKDIKNKVSSALAQMDAAAKQETVGAPQIYWSGIPGNAADFPMNDAFDTFTEQAVCFLNMETGYRSSLSPCGIRLGDRLTGKPVHVDISDEPVKMGICTNRNKFVLGPSGSGKSFFTNHMVRSYYEQGTHIVLVDVGHSYKGLCDMVNGYYFTYDEKNPIRFNPFYIGEGDSLDTEKKESIKTLLLALWKKDDETFNRSEYVALSNALQLYFEKLDKDESIFPCFNTFYEFLKQEFVTVLQGDNVKDKDFDVNNFLYVLRPYYSGGEFDYLLNAAENLDLLKERFIVFELDNIKDHPILFPVVTIIIMEVFISKMRKLKGIRKMILIEEAWKAIAKEGMSEYIKYLFKTVRKFFGEAIVVTQEVEDIISSPVVKQAIINNSDCKILLDQSKYQNKFDQIQELLGLTDKEKALVLSVNKANDPSKKYKEVFISLGGMLSKVYRTEVSLEEYLAYTTEESEKVKMNAYAQKFGGDIKKGIAAMAQELRSGT, via the coding sequence ATGGAAAAGGAGTTAGGTGATGTTTTACCGATAATGGACGTGCAGCATGACTGCATTTTATCAAAACAGGGTGATATAACAGTGGTTTTTAAGGCGGATCTGCCGGAAATTTTCACAATGTCTGACCAGGAGTACGAGGCGTTTCACCAGTCATGGATAAAGGCGATAAAAATTCTGCCGAAGTTCACAGTTTTTCATAAACAGGACTGGTTTTTACAAAGCAGCTATAAAGCGGACTTTGATAATGAAGACAGCAGTTTTTTAACCAGAAGCAGTGAGAGATTTTTTAATGAAAGGCCATTTCTGGATCATTCATGTTATATAATGATTACCAAGAAACCAGCAGGAAGAAAAAATTCCAGTTCGTTATTTTCTAATCTTATAAGGAATAATCTTGTGCCTGACGAAACTCTCAATTTGCAGTTTCTCCAAGATTTCATTGACAGCACCGGCCAGTTTAAAAGGATCATGGAAGACAGCGGGTTTATACGGCTGACAAGACTTCAAAATGATGAACTGAAAAGCCAGAGCAGAAACACAGGGCTTATTGAAAAGTATTGTTTTCTTTCTGAAAATGAAAATTTGTATATCTATAATGATCTCAAGTTTTCAGACGGGATGCAGATAGGGGATAAGCACAGCCAGCTTTTTACTCTTGGGGATGCCGCTGATCTGCCGGCGCTCTGCGGTTCAAGAATCAATTTTGACCGTTACTCAACTGATAAGACAAAGTTTAGCATTGGATTTGCCTCAACACTGGGCCAGCTGCTGTCCTGCAATCACATATACAACCAGTATATTTTCATTGAAGATTCGCAGAAAACAATCCAGAAACTGGAGAGCAAAAGATTAAGACTTCAGTCATTGTCTGCTTACAGCAGAGAAAATATGATTGCAAGGGACGCAACCAACGATTTTTTGAACGAAGCTATCGCGCAGCAGCGCCTGCCTGTGAAAGCGCATTTTAATGTTCTTGCTTGGACATCTGAAAAGGAAGAGCTGAAAGACATAAAAAACAAAGTGTCATCTGCGCTGGCGCAGATGGACGCGGCCGCCAAACAGGAAACTGTTGGAGCTCCGCAGATTTACTGGTCGGGGATTCCCGGAAACGCAGCAGATTTTCCAATGAACGATGCTTTTGACACTTTTACCGAGCAGGCAGTCTGTTTTCTGAATATGGAGACGGGTTATCGATCCTCTCTAAGCCCTTGCGGCATTCGCTTGGGAGATCGCCTGACCGGAAAACCTGTTCATGTGGATATCAGTGATGAGCCAGTGAAAATGGGAATCTGTACTAACCGAAACAAGTTTGTGTTGGGGCCTTCTGGAAGCGGAAAATCCTTCTTTACCAATCATATGGTCAGAAGCTATTACGAACAGGGGACTCATATTGTTCTGGTGGACGTTGGGCACAGCTATAAAGGCTTATGTGATATGGTAAACGGCTATTATTTTACCTACGACGAAAAGAACCCTATCCGTTTTAATCCATTCTATATCGGGGAAGGAGACAGTCTTGATACCGAGAAAAAGGAAAGCATCAAAACACTTTTGCTGGCTTTATGGAAGAAAGATGATGAAACCTTTAATAGAAGCGAATATGTGGCGCTTTCAAATGCGTTGCAGCTGTATTTCGAAAAACTGGATAAGGATGAATCGATTTTTCCTTGTTTCAATACTTTTTATGAGTTTTTAAAACAGGAGTTTGTAACAGTTCTTCAGGGTGATAATGTAAAAGATAAGGATTTTGATGTGAATAATTTCCTTTATGTGCTTCGTCCTTATTACAGCGGAGGAGAGTTTGACTATCTGCTCAATGCTGCTGAAAATCTGGATCTGCTAAAAGAGCGCTTTATTGTATTTGAACTGGACAACATCAAAGACCATCCGATTCTTTTTCCAGTAGTGACCATCATCATCATGGAGGTATTCATCAGCAAGATGAGAAAACTGAAAGGCATACGAAAAATGATTCTAATTGAAGAAGCATGGAAAGCCATTGCGAAGGAAGGAATGTCAGAATATATCAAGTATCTTTTTAAAACTGTGCGTAAGTTCTTCGGGGAGGCAATTGTCGTAACTCAAGAAGTGGAGGATATCATTTCATCGCCTGTAGTGAAGCAGGCAATCATCAACAACAGCGACTGCAAAATTCTGCTGGACCAGAGCAAATATCAAAATAAGTTTGACCAGATTCAGGAACTGCTTGGGCTGACTGACAAGGAAAAAGCTTTGGTGCTTTCGGTGAACAAAGCAAATGATCCTTCCAAGAAATACAAGGAAGTTTTTATATCTCTTGGAGGAATGCTGTCCAAGGTTTACAGGACAGAGGTGTCTCTGGAGGAATATCTTGCCTACACTACAGAGGAAAGCGAGAAAGTAAAAATGAATGCCTACGCCCAGAAATTTGGAGGAGACATAAAAAAAGGAATTGCCGCTATGGCTCAGGAATTAAGAAGCGGAACTTAA